GAGGTCCTCGGTGCTGCGAGCGTGGTAGGGGGCGAGCATCCGCTCCGCCTCGGCGTCCGCGGCCGGGTCGGTGGGCGGGCGCAGGGTGCTCAGCGGCTGCCCCACCAGCAGGTGAGCCACCGCCGCCTTGAAGGTGACGGACGGCTCCACGAACTGCACGCCGAAACCCGGAGCCATGCCCCAGGCGCGAGCCTCCTCGGTTAGCACGTGCCGCACCACCTCGGCGGTGCAGGTCATCTCCCCTTCCGGGTGCTCCAGGCCCACCGTGAGCCGCGAGAGCAGCGCGGGCAGGGGCTGCCCGGTGCACAGGAACATGCCGCCGCGCGTGAGCTCCGTGCAGGTGAGCTGCTCGGGGGTGACGCCGGGCCCCCGCGTCACGAGCACGGGGAGGGCGAGGGCCGGATGCAACCCGAAGGGCCCCAGGGGTGGAGGCGTCCGGGCCGGGCCCGCCGGGGAGCGCGCCATGTCGAGCGCCACCTGGAGCGCGCCGCGCATCGTGGAGGCGTTCTGGAAGCGCTCCTCGGGACTCTTGGCGAGCGCGCGCAGGACGACGCTGGAGAGGGCGGGCGGGACGTCGGGGCGGAGCGAGGTGGGCGAGGGCGGCTGCCGGGACTGGTGGGCGAGCAGCAGCGCGGTGAGGGACTTCTCGACGAAGGGCAGGCGCCCGGTGAGGAGCTGGTAGGCGATGACGCCCAGGGCGTAGAGGTCGGCGCGCCCGTCCACGGACTCGCCCCGCGACTGCTCCGGCGCCATGTAGTCCACCGAGCCGATGAGGCCGCCCTCGCCGGTGTCCGGGCCGCGTTGCTCGTCGTCGAGCAGCTTGGCGATGCCGAAGTCGAGCACCTTGACGAAGGCGGGCCCATGGCCGCGTTGGAGGAGGAAGAGGTTCTCGGGCTTGAGGTCGCGGTGGACGATGCCGCGCGCGTGCGTGGCGTGGAGCGCGTCACACACCTGGCAGAGCAGGGCGACGGCGACGGGGGCGGGCACGGGCCCGCGGGCGAGCAGCACGGAGAGGGGCTCGCCCTCCAGGTACTCCATGACGAGGTAGGGCCGGGGCGGCGCGGGCTGGATGTCGATGATGTTGACGATGTTCTCGTGGCCGATGAGGTTGACGGCGCGCGCCTCCATGTGGAAGCGGCGCAGCACCTGGGGCGAGTTGGCCAGCCGGCCGTGGAGCACCTTGATGGCCACGCGGCTGCCGATGTGCACGTGCTGGCCGAGGTACACGCTGCCCATGCCGCCCTGGCCCAGCTTGCGCGTCAGCTGGAAGCTGCCCAGACACGTGCCCAGCAGCGGATCCACGTCTGGCTCGCGGGGGCGGGTGGATGGCTCGAGCGTCTCGCGCGTATCCGCGAGCTCACCACGGCCTGCTTCACCAGGCTTGAGGCTGAAGGCACTCGATGCGGACATGAAAGGCCCAATGGGGGAGCTCCCCCCGGGAGCTCCCGACCCACGCTGGAGTTGAGCAGTGGAGGCATTTTGTCATGAACCGCTCGCGCGTGCTCGGGGGAGCGGGCCCTTTCGCGGGGTGGGGTTGTGCTCGCTACCGGACAGTCCGCGGAGGAATGGGAGAGACGCCGGGTATGTTCGCGGCCCACACACGAGGAACAGGGGGACAGGAGATGAAGGGAATCGCGGGCAAGGTGGCAGTGGTGACGGGGGGGAGTTCGGGGATTGGGCTGGCGACGGCGCGGGAGCTGGGGAAGGCGGGGGCGAAGGTGGCGCTGGTGGCGAGGACGCGGGAGCGGGGGGAGGCGGCGGAGCGGGCGCTGAGGGAGGAGGGGGTGGAGGCGCTCTACGTGCAGGCGGACATGGGGAAGGGCGAGGACGTGAGGAGGATGGTGGAGACGGTGGTGGGGAAGTGGGACCGGCTGGACCTGGCGGTGAACAACGCGGCGCTGGGGGACATGCAGCTGGTGCCGCTGACGGAGCTGAGCGAGGAGGAGTTCGACCGGGTGTTGGGGGTGGACCTGAGGGGTGTGTGGCTGTGCATGAAGTACGAGATACCGGCGATGGTGAAGGCGGGGGGAGGGGCGATCGTGAACGTGTCGTCGGTGAACGGGCTGTCGGGGACGCCGATGGGGTCGGCCTACGTGGCGGCGAAGCACGGGATGCACGGGCTGAGCAAGACGGCGGCGCTGGAGTTCGCGAAGGAGGGGGTGCGGGTGAACGTGGTGTGCCCCGGGGCGCACCGCACGCCGATGCTGGAGGGGGTGTTCGAGAGGATTTCTCCGGGGGCGCCGGAGAGGGCGGAAACGCAGTACTACCTGCCGAGGATTCCGATGGGGCGGATTGGAAGGCCGGAGGAGGCGGGCAAGGCGATCGCGTGGCTGTTGTCGGAGGACGCGTCGTACGTGAATGGCTGCGTGATGACGGTGGATGGAGGAATGATGGCGGGCCTGTGAGCGACACTCCCTCCCCCTCCTTCTTCCCCTCCCTCTCCCTCTGGGAGAGGGTCGGGGTGAGGGTCTACCGTCAGGGCCCCACGAGGACACCGGGGTTGAGAATCCCCTGAGGATCCAGCGCCCCCTTCACGGCCTTCAGTGCGAGCGCGAAGGGCTCTGGGCGCTCGCGGTCGTACCAGGGGCGGTGCAACCGTCCCACGGCGTGGTGATGCGTGATGGTGCCCCCGTGAGCCATCACCGCGTCGCTGGCGGCCTGCTTCAGCGCCATCCACTGCGCCAGCTCACCGCCGGGCTTCGCCGGGCCGATGAACGTGTAATAGGGCGCGGGCCCATCCGGGTAGACGTGGGTGAAGCGGCAACTCACCGAGCCACCGCCGCAGATGCGCTCCAGGGCACCGCGCATGGACTCCAGGATGGAACCGTGGAGCTCGTCGAACCGGTCCCACGTGCACGCGGTCTCGAAGGTGTCGGCGATGACGCCGAGGCTCACCATGACGTTCTGCAGATACGGCGCTTCGATGAAGGCCGAGCGCCAGCTGTCGGCCGCGCCACCGGCACGCGCCTGGGAACCCATCTCCTCGGAGCGATAGCGGGCGCCCTCGCGGCACTCGCCCCCGTGCGAGGCGGTGATGGCGAGGGCGCGCTCCATCTTCGCCTGCTGCGGATGGTCGGCGGACTCGAAGGCGAGCACGAGCACACAGGAGCCATCACCCGTCACGCCATTGAGGAAGGACTCCTGTGCGTCGAGGAGGCGGCAGTTGGAGGGATGCAGTCCGGACTGGGAGAGCTCACGAACGGCGCGGGCGCCGGAGGTGAAGTCGGGGAAGTGGACGCTGGCGTTGGCGCGGAAGCGGGGGCGGGCCTGGACGCGCACCCAGGCCTCGGTGATGACACCGAGCGTGCCCTCGGAGCCGAGCACGAGCCTGTCCGGAGCGGGGCCGGCGCCGGAGGCGGGAAGACGGCGCGTCTCGTAGAGGCCGCGCGGGGTGAGCATGCGGGTGGACTGCACCAGGTCGTCGATGTGCGTGTAGAGCGTGGCGAAGTGGCCCCCGGCGCGCGTGGCGATCCACCCGCCGAGGGTGGAGAACTCGAAGGACTGGGGGAAGTGGCGCAGGGTGAAGCCATGGGAAGCGAGCTGCGCCTCGAGCACGGGACCGGTGGCGCCGGCCTGGATGCGAGCGGCGCGCGAGACGGGATCCACCTCGACGACGCGGTCCATTCCACGCATGTCGAGGGACACGGCGCCGCGGAAGCCGTCACCGATGGCGGCCTCGACGCCTCGCACGACGCTGGTGCCTCCGCCGAAGGGGATGAGGGCCACGCGGTGGTTGCCGCACCAGTCCATGACGGCGCGCACGTCCTCCTCGGTGCGGGGGCGGGCGACGAAGTCGGGAGCGGAGGAGAAGTCCCCGTGGAATCCGCGCACGAGGTCCCCATAGCCCTTGCCATAGGTATGCGCGGCGCGGTCGGTGTCCTCGACCGAGCAGAGCGCGGCCAGCGCCTCTGGCGGAGCGACACGGGGACGCGGGAGGCGCAGGGCGTCGAGCGCGGCGGGCTCACGGGGCTCCAGCGGGGGCCCACCGAGGAGCGCGGAGACCTGCTCCCCGAGGGCACGGCGTGCCTCGGCCTCGGGGAACTTGTCCGCGTAGCCCCAGCCCCAGATGCTCGTCGCGCGAGTGCTCATGGGCGTGAGCGTACTCCGAGGCCGAGGCCCTCGACCTCCTGGAGGTGCCAGGTGCAGCCCATGAGGGAGAACAGCTCCGAGGCCCGCAGCAGGTGGGCCTCCCGTTCCGGTGTTCCCGGCTCGCCGGCCCGGGCCAGCTCGATGCGCGCGAGCGCTTCGTCATAGGGCATCCCGAGCTCATGCGCGCTCGCGATGCTCTCCCGCCAGGAGGACCTCGCCCGCTCTGCGCGACCGGAGAGCCAGTGCATGAGCCCCGAGCAGCGCAGGGCGGCGGGGCGCACGAAGGGAAACATTCGGGCACACTGCTCCAATCGTGCGACCGACTCGCGCGCCTGCTGCGCGAGCGTGGCTTCCACCCCGGAGGTGCCTCGTTGGGAGTCCTCCCAGGCCGCGAGCAGGACGAGGGCGGCGCCCTCGTAGCCCTTGCCCTCCGTGAAGGCCGTGGGCTGTGCACCCTGGGTGAGCCGCATCACCTCCTCGGCCATCCGACGGGCGGGCTCGAGCTCACCGCGGTACAGGTGGGCGGTGGCCAGCAGTCCGTGGCAGATGATGTCGGAAGCCCGGTCCGCCTGGCGAGCCAGCAGGGTGCGCGCTTCCTGGAGCCGCGTCACCGCCTCCTCGAGTCGTCCCAGGGGGATGAGGCTCCGCGCGAGGGAGTACTCTCCCCAGGCCTCGTACTGCATGTTGGACCACTTGCGGCCCGAGTCGCGGATCTCCTCGAAGCGTGGCAGCGAGGCCTCGAAGTGTCCCGTGTAGTAGTCCGTGTGCGCGCGCAGGGTACGGGCGATCTGCAGGTCTCCCTGGCTGCCGAGACGTGCCAGCAGTTGGATGGCTTCGTCCGCCCGCTGCGCGGCATGGCTCCACCTGGCGAACGTCAGCTCGTAGGAGGCCTCGTACCAGAGCGCCGTGGCGATGCCCGCGAGCTCTCCGGCGGAGCTGCCTCCCTCCCGGGCGAGGCGGAAGTAGCGCCGGGCGAGCGGATGCATCCGGGCCAGCCCCGCCATGTAGCCGAGCTGGGCGTACTGTCGCCGCACCTCTCCGCGACGCCCCGCCCGTTCCGCCAGGTTCACCGCGCGGATGGCCGAGGCCGACATGGCGAGCATGTCCTGGGTGAAGTAGTAGCACTCGCACAGCCGGCTGGTGGCGAGTGCCGCCGTCCGCAGAGGCTCCTGCTCCAACTCCTCCGCTTGCACCGCGGGCTCGGGGAGCAGCATGTGCGCGAGCTGCCGGGTCATCTGCCCGAGCAGCAGTCCTCCCCAGGCGGGCTTCATCCGGGGCAGCGGTTGTCCCAGCACCTCCAGGGCCCGGTGCAGGTGCTCCCGGGCGCGAGCCAGGTCTCCCAGCCCGAAGAACGCCTCGCCGAGCAGGTACTCCCACGAGGCGCGGCGGTGTCCCCGGGCCGGTGCCTCCGCGTGCCGGGCCTCCATCGCGAGGGCTTTTTCGAGGTAGCCGGCCGCCTCGGTGTTGGCGCCGATGCGCAGGGCCTGGCGCGCGGCTTCCTCCAGGTAGTGGAGGGCCTTCTCCTCGGCCTGTGCGGTGGCCCAGTGGTGGGCGAGCGCACCGTAGTGTCGTGGGAAGAGCCCGGTGCCGGAGTACCGGGACTCGATAGCCCGGGCCGCCTCCTCGTGCAGCCGCCGCCGCGACTCCGGCGGGGTGCTCTCGTAGGCCATCTCCCGCAGCTTGTCGTGAGCGAAGCGCAGCCGTCCCTCGCCCGCCTCCTCCAGCACGTTCCTCACGCGTAGCGCCTCGAGCGCCTCCAACTGGCCCGCGTCGTCCATGGTGCGCTCGGGCAGGAGCAGCACGCCGTCGAATTCGCGTCCCAGCACGGCCGCGCGCTCCAGCAGCTCGCGGGCGTCGGGCCGGAGGCCGGAGAGCCACCGGCCCAGCAGCTCTCGCAGCGAGCCGGGGAGCGGCAGGGCCTGCTCCAGCCGATCCAACGCCACGCCCCGCTCCGCCACCTGCCACACGCCCGCCGCGTCGCGCCCGAGCAGCCCCTCGTCCACTGCGGTGCGCAGGTACTCGGCGACGAAGAACGGGTTGCCCTCGGACTGGCGGGCCAGGTACTCCACGAAGGCACGCGGCGGCGTGCGCAGCGCCAGCATGCCGCACACCATCGTCGCCACGGCCTCCGCGTCGAGCCGCTCCAGCCGCGTGGAGGTGAGCCCCGGTGCCAGGAGCAACCGGCGCAGCCCCTCGTTCTCCTCCTCGGTGCGCCAGGTGCCCAGCACGAGCATTGGCAACCGTTCCAGCTCTCCCCGTTGCAGGTGCTCCAGCACGCTCAACGAGAGCTCGTCGGCCCAGTGCAGGTCATCGAGCACCAGCAGCATCGGCTGCTCCGCCACGAAGGCCGAGAGCACCTGGGTGAGGGCGCCCAGCAGGCGCTGCCGGGCTTCCTGGGCGGGGAGGGCCGCTGGCTCGGCCAGGGTCCCCGGTGGGGACAGGCTCGCGAGGGAAGGCTCGTACAACGCGAGCAGTGGACCGTGCTCGCCCAGGAGCGACCCCGTCACCTGGGCGCCGCCAGCGCGGCAGTGGTCCGCCACCGCCTGCAACAGCGGCCGGAAGGGTTGCAGCGGGGCCGCCACCTCCAGGGGGAGACATTCTCCGGTGATGACGCGGAAGTCGCGGCGGTTGGCCGCCGTGGCCAGCTCCATGGCCAGACGCGTCTTCCCGGCCCCGCTCTCGGCCCCGAGCAGCACGCACCGTCCCCGGCCCCACCGGGCATCGTCCAAGGCGCGCTCAGCCTCTTCCAGCAGCGCCCGCCGGCCGACGAACTCCGGACGGTAGAGGTAGGCGCGCTGCGGAGGGTAGGTTCCGTCCTCCACGCGGGCCCCGAGCGAGGCCAGCCCCGAGGACACGTCACTGGCGTACCCGATGCGCTCGCGGGATTGCTTCGCCAACAGCCGCATCAGCAACTCCTCGAGGGCGGGAGGCACTCCCCGCACCCACCGCGAGGGGGGCGGGGGCGGCTCGGACAGGTGCTGCCGCAGCACGTCCCAGCCCTCGCCGGAGAAGACGGGCCGTCCCGTCACCATCTCGTACAGGATGCAGCCGAGCGCGTAGAGGTCGGCTCGGGCATCCACGAGCTCGCCGCTGATCTGCTCCGGCGCCATGTAGCCGGAGGATCCCTCCATGGCGCCGCCGACGTCGAGCGACTCGCGGCTCCGGGCGCCACCGAAGGCGGACACGAGGCCGAAATCCATGAGGACGGGTTGGCCATCGGGGCGGACGACGATGTTGTCGGGCTTGAGGTCGCGGTGGACGATGCCCTCGCCGTGGAGGAAGCCGAGCGCGGCGCAGATGCGGCGGACCAGCCCGAGTGCCTCGGTGAGTCGTCCAGCGGCTGGGGCGGAGGAGTCCGGGGCCTCGCGCCACCAGGCTGCGAGCAGCTCCCGCAGGGTGGAGCCCTCGAGGAACTCCATGGCGTACCAGGGGAGGCCATCGTCCACGCCCTCGGCGAGGACCTGGACGATGCCGGGGTGACGCAGGCGGCCCAGGGCGTGGAGCTCCCGGCGGAGGCCGCGCATCAGCGCGGCGTCCGGGAGCCGGACCGTCTTGAGCGCCACGAGCTGGCCGGTGCCGGAGTGCCGGGCGCGGTACACCACGCCCATGCCACCAGCGCCGAGCTGTTCGAGAAGAAGATAAGGACCGATGGAACCGAGCTGCTGGGGGAGCGCCGCCGCAGGTTGCATGCGGGGCGGAGCATGGCAGAACCCGCGGGGCCACCTCAAATCAACCGCCGGGAGACGTCATGCATCGGCGCTCCAACTCCAGATGACGCGGCCGTCCTTCAGGTCGAAGTCCAGGTCGAGCACGGTGGCCATGAGCGGCTCGGCCTCGGGTGGAGTGCCCAGCTCCTGGGCCAGGTCGTGGGAGTGGTGTGACTGGAAGCGGAGGGTGAAGTCCCTCGGGAGGAGCCCTCCGGACTCGAAGTGGGAGAAGACGAAGGGGGCTTCCACGATGGCCTGGTAGCAGGCGTTGGAGGTCTGCTCGGCATCCCGGAACTGCTTGAGGAAGAGCAGGGCCTGTGGCTTGCGGAGGGCGGCCGCCAGGTTCTCCACGCGGACGAGTGGCACCAGCTTCTCGACGATCTCCGAGAAGGCGTCCGTGTCGTTGTCGAAGCGGTCGTTGCCCGTGGGACGCTCCAGGGGCTTGTCGCCATGACGGCGGATGCTGAGCACCTCGCGCATGTCGGCGCGCTGTCCCAGCTGGCTCACCACCTGGGTCTGCACGGAGAAGTTCGCTGGCTGTCCCCAGTCCTCGGGCATGGAGACGCGGCCCATTTGCTTGGCGAAGCCGTAGATCTCCCGTCCCACGGCCATGGCCACGCCCGTGTCCACGAAGAGGTGGGGAGCGAACAGCAGCAGCCGGTCCGCCTGGAACTCGCCGTCCACCATCTTCCCGCCGACGACGGGAATGGTGATGCCGATCTCCCGCTCCTTCATGGAGCCCCAGCGGTTGAACTCCGGGTCCAGGGACACCGACTCGTCGATGCGGGCGCACTGCAGGACGGCGAAGCCGCCCAGTGGCCGGTACTCAGCCACGTCCTGCAAGTCATTGAAGTAGACGTCGCACAGCTGCTTGAGCTTGTCGTAGTCGCACTCCAGGAAGAAGGAGTGCAGGCGCGTGCGGCCCTGGCGGAAGGGGCCGCGCCAGGTGGCGAGCCCGCCGCGCTCCACATAGGTGGGAAGACGCCGACGGGGGAGAGGGGCGGGTTGCCGCAAGACCGTGCGAAGCTCCGGGAGACGCAGCTTCCGCTGGAGAGCATTCGCGGCCTGCTGACCGGCCATGACGGCCGCCTCCACGCACCCGGTGTTGAGGGGGGTGCGCACCCAGTCCCCGGCGAGCAGGAGGTTGTCGTAGCCGGACTCGTCCGCGCCGAGCCGGTTCGCGGTGCTGCCCGGCGGTGTCAGCACGTAGCGGTCCGAAGGGTGCGTGCTGGCCCGGTGGTACTCGGCCATCACATCCGGGGGCATGGGGGGGGCAGGCGGCTCCTCACCGTCAGTGGAGGTGTCAGGCTTCGTGGCTTCCCTCAGGACGATGGTCGGATTCGCATTCTCCGGCCAGACGGTGGGCCGGAACTTCGCGAGCCAGTCTCGGGCGGTGGTTTTGACTTCTCCCTTCGGACGGAGTGACGATACGTGGCTCAGGGAGCTCACGGGCTTGTCCACCGGACCGTCCTCGCTCCTCACCTCCTCCAGCGGGCCGCACAGGTAGACGAGTGAACGGGGCCTGTGCGCGGGGTCCCACTTCTCCGTCGCGAGCACCTGGCTGCTGTCGGCCCAGGTGTCGAAGGGAGCCGGGCAGCAGGCCAGCACTCCACCCTTGCGCTTCCAGCGGGCATCGTCCTCCAGCGACCGGGAGAACCAGAACTGTGAGGTCTGGGTCGCGGTGGTGGTGGCGGAGGTGACCATCTGGCGCAGGCGCGGGCTGTGCTCGAGCAGCTCGGTGCAGAGCGGCGTGAGCGCCCCCACGGAGATGGACAGCACGGCCACGTCGAAGTCCCTGCCCAGCTCGAGCGTCCTGCTCTCGGCATGCTTCTTCCACTGCCTCCATTCGCCCTGGGGTGCCTCGAAGTCGTATCCGGCCTTCTTCAGTTCGTCCGCGTCCTGGAGCTGCTCGTAGAGGGGGGCAGCCGGCCAGCACGGCAGCCCGTCCACGTCGATGAGCGGGTTGTACTCCGTGCCCGCGAGTGCCACCTGCCGGGTGACGTCGATGGCGGCGACGCGCTGGCGGTCCTCGGACAGGCGGAGCGAGTCCACGGAGTGGAAGAACTCGAAGCGAACGCCGCGCTTCTCGAGGGCGAGGTACAGGGGGGCGATGACGACCTCGCCCATGCCCGCCTTCATCTTGAAGTAGAGGTGCTCCGTGTAGTCGAGCATCCGCAGCAGGCCCTGGAGCGCGGCACCGGCCGCGAGCTTCCCCGGGCTGCTGAAGGTGAGGTTGTACCCGGCCTGGACGATGGGCGACTCACAGGCCTCGGGCCTCGCGCCGTGCTCGCGCAGCCACGCGCGGAAGTCCCAGGCATCGAGCGGGCTCAGGTCGGCATCCGGCTCCTGGAGCCCTTCGCGGGCCAGTCCGAAGGCGATGGTGATGCCCAGGTTGATGAGGATGGCATTGCGGCGCCCCTCGTCGTCCTGGGTGAAGCGGGGCCGGGCCTTCTCCCACTGCTCCTCGCGGGCGCGCTCGAGGGTCTCGGTGAGCGAGGTGCGCAGGGACACGGCCTTGTCCGGAGACTCGGCGCGGGCCCGTGTGAGCAGCGCGTAGGCCACCAGGGGAAGGCTTCCGTCACGTGGGAGGCCGTGGGTCAGCGGGTCGGGCCGCAGGATGTTGCTCACGTGCTTCTGGATGAGCCCCGCGCCGTCCTCGTCTGGCCCGGGCATTCCCAGGGAGGGTCCCATGCGCTCCAACAGCAACCGCGTCAGGCGCTCGGGGTCGCTCTCCTGCCGGGCCCCTGACAACAGGTCATTCCACTTGGAGTCGAGCCCTTTCAACCGCGAGGCGAAGTCCTGGCCGAGCGGCTTCTTGCGCGGCTTGAACTTCAGCGGCCAGATGCGCTGCTCGCCCTTCACGTCCTCCAGGAAGTGGATGTCGTCATGGGCCTCGAAGGCCTGCTCCACCGTCGCGAAGGGCGCTCCGGGGCGGCGCCCCAATTCCTTGTAACACTGCCCGAGCATGCCCAGGGCCTGCTCGTAGAAGCCCATGAAGACGTGGAAGCCGTGCTCCTCGCTGCGCAGGCCCTGCCCCTCGTCCCTGTTGCGCCCGCTGGCGCCCTTGCCGCCCAGGCGCCAGCCCTGCTGGTAGAGGGTGATTTCATACTGCTGCTTCCAGCCAGGCTGGCGGGTCAGCTCGAAGGCTGCGGCGAGCCCGGCCATACCACCACCCAGGATGGCGATCTTCTTCGGCTTCGAAGCCTGAGGCATGTCTGTCTTTCCCCTCCGTGAGGAGCCCGGGAGCGGGCCCTCGCGCCGTGGAGTGGCGCGCGGGTGCCTTCAGCAAGGGACACGCCATCCTGGACCTTCCCTCTTGGAGGATGAGACGGCGTCCCCAGGCTCGTGCCGGTTGGCGTATCATGGAGACGCGGCTGCGTCCTGGGAGTAAGCGCCCGAGTGGAGTGGGGCGTTTCACGGGGACGCGAGGACGGCTTCCCCCGAGGTAGCGGACGAGACGCGGCGTGCCAAGGCTCGTCATGAGGAGCGGGGAATGCCATCCTGGGAGTGCTCTCAACGGGAAGGGCGCGTCTGCGAGGGGGCCCCATGTCAGAGGAGTTGTCGTCTTTCTTCGCCGCGCTGCACACGGCGAAGCACTTCGAGGAGGCGGCCAGCGAGGTGCTGCGGGCGATGCTGCTCTCCGCCGAGCGCACTCTAGAGACGGGCCGTTTCGCGCGGCGCGGGCGGTTGCTGCGCGGGGTGGTGCATGTGCGGCCGGATGATGCCTACCGCCGGCTGGCGGTGCTGGAGATGGAGGCGGTGCGGGGACGGCCGAGGAGTGGGATGGGGCCGCCCCCCGTGGCGGGACAGGACGTGGCGCTGCTGGCGTCGGCGTCCGCCTGGCGAGCGGTGGCCGAGCAGGGCAAGGCGGTGGCCATCGACGTGAACCTGAAGACGCTCCAGCCGCTCGAGGGGGGCGGAGTGGGCAATGCCTCACGTCCCTCGAGCGCGGCCTTCAACCCGGAGAGCCAGCGGAAGCTGCTGGGCCGGCAGGCGACGCACGTGTGTGTGTTTCCCCTGCGTGTGCCCGGGGGGCGCATCGACGGGATGATCGCGCTCGAGGCGGACTGCATGGCGGCGCTCGGGCAGGAGTTCGTCTGGAAGGAGGCGGGGGGGCAGCTGCAACTGCTGGCGGACATGGCGGCGGCCTGGCTGACGGGACTGCCTCCCCGGCCCGTCACGGCGCCGCAGACGGACGATTTCCTCCCGGTCATCGGCGCGTCGATGGCGAGCCTGGTGCCGGTGCTGCGCATCTTCGCGCAGCAGGAGGAGACGATCCTCGTCAGTGGCCCGACGGGAGCGGGCAAGTCGAGGCTGGCGAGGTGGTGCCACGAGCGCTCGGGGCGCCGGCAGGGGCGCTTCGAGAGCCTGGACCTGACGACGGTGCCGGAAGACCTCCAGATGGCGGAGCTGTTCGGCTGGAGGAGGGGCGCGTTCACGGGGGCGGTGAAGGACAACCCGGGGAGCATCGCGCGGGCGGAGGGGGGGACGGTGTTCATCGATGAGATCGACAAGCTGTCGCTGAAGGCGCAGGCGGGATTGCTGCACGTGCTGGAGGAGCGGACCTACCGGGTGTTGGGGGAGGGCTCGGGAGACCAGCGGGCGAACGTGCGATTCATCATCGGGACGAACGCGAACCTGAGGGAGGCGGTGCGGAGGGGCGCGTTCCGGGAGGACCTGTACTACCGCATCAACGTGCTGCCCATCCGGGTGCCGCCACTCAACGACAGGCAGGACGAGATACCGCTGTGGGCGCGGTACATGGTGGGCAGGAGACACCAGGAGACGTTCCCCGGGGGAGAGGCGCGGCTGGAGGAGGGGGCGGAGCGGCTGCTGCTGGCGAGCGCGTGGCCGGGGAACCTGAGGCAGTTGGACAACATCATCCGCCGGGCCTACACGCTGGCGATGGTGGACCAGGGGGGAGCGGCGCGCGAGCTGGAGCTCCGGGAGAAGCACGTGCGGCAGGCGCTGGCGTACGAGGGGACGCCGGAGGAGTCGACGCTCGTTGATGCGCTGTGTCATGCGGCGAGGGTCTTCGTGCAGGAGGCGCGCAGGAGGCAGTCGCCACTGGACATCGATCTGGCGGAGAGCTTCCGGGGCTTCGTGCTGGGGATGGCGGCGAAGCAGGTGGGGAAGGAGGAGGCGTTCCGGCTGGTGGGGCGGGAGGCGCTGGTGAAGAGCCGCAACCATCAGAAAACACTGCGGCGGGAGCTGGAGAAGGTGGAGGCGCTGTGCCGGGAGGTGGCACACCCGGGCCCCGAGTTCCTGGAGCTGCTCTCCGCGGAGGGCGGCGACTCCAACTGAGGTGCGTACGGAGTGGACGCACGGCTGTAGTCGAGTGCACTGAATCAGGTCTTCCCGGCTTCTTCGGTGCTTGTCGCTGTGCTGGGAGCGAGGTTGCTCCGTGCGTGCGTGCGGCACGCGGGAACGTCTCCTCGTGACGCGCCGACACCAGATGAGGGCCTGTTGTTCTCCCGTGCTCAGAGTGGAGGTGCTCTTGGCACGACCTTCGCTTCTGTCTGTCGCGTCGGTGACGTCGAAGTGAAGCCGGGTTCCATCCTCACCAATGGGGAGCATGCACGTCGGTACGGCCTCGGCCCGTAGGGCTGAGGGGGGGCGTACTCGTCCGTGCGTGA
This is a stretch of genomic DNA from Archangium violaceum. It encodes these proteins:
- a CDS encoding sigma-54-dependent transcriptional regulator, translating into MSEELSSFFAALHTAKHFEEAASEVLRAMLLSAERTLETGRFARRGRLLRGVVHVRPDDAYRRLAVLEMEAVRGRPRSGMGPPPVAGQDVALLASASAWRAVAEQGKAVAIDVNLKTLQPLEGGGVGNASRPSSAAFNPESQRKLLGRQATHVCVFPLRVPGGRIDGMIALEADCMAALGQEFVWKEAGGQLQLLADMAAAWLTGLPPRPVTAPQTDDFLPVIGASMASLVPVLRIFAQQEETILVSGPTGAGKSRLARWCHERSGRRQGRFESLDLTTVPEDLQMAELFGWRRGAFTGAVKDNPGSIARAEGGTVFIDEIDKLSLKAQAGLLHVLEERTYRVLGEGSGDQRANVRFIIGTNANLREAVRRGAFREDLYYRINVLPIRVPPLNDRQDEIPLWARYMVGRRHQETFPGGEARLEEGAERLLLASAWPGNLRQLDNIIRRAYTLAMVDQGGAARELELREKHVRQALAYEGTPEESTLVDALCHAARVFVQEARRRQSPLDIDLAESFRGFVLGMAAKQVGKEEAFRLVGREALVKSRNHQKTLRRELEKVEALCREVAHPGPEFLELLSAEGGDSN